A genomic segment from Thioalkalivibrio sp. K90mix encodes:
- a CDS encoding single-stranded DNA-binding protein, which translates to MMTTDSNFTLLGELGVHPEPLNIRSGTAVRLSIAQDKPGGDRGWIKVIAFGKAAEAALSYARKGALVSVKGHMEPKRIEVHGTTLTTVTLIGEHIRVVRAAVDPDDGVIQGLEDSGSEGNTEPTPETKPKPDPVAVAQQAPPVTGVGMSFNFGQGSDSGFASSSPRRERRSPPSPEPSTSVERKEPVYRTSEESRSPRFQPRVVTAEERMQELERSGETTHEPQERSKPSLGKPPRPAPAKQQEPPLGFRWE; encoded by the coding sequence ATGATGACGACAGACAGTAACTTCACGTTGCTGGGGGAGCTCGGGGTTCACCCCGAACCCCTGAATATCCGGAGCGGTACCGCAGTGCGGTTGTCCATCGCTCAGGATAAGCCGGGAGGTGACCGTGGCTGGATCAAGGTCATCGCTTTCGGCAAGGCGGCTGAGGCTGCGCTCTCGTACGCCAGGAAAGGTGCTCTTGTCTCTGTGAAGGGACACATGGAGCCCAAGCGTATCGAGGTTCATGGCACCACCCTTACGACCGTTACCCTGATTGGGGAGCACATTCGCGTCGTACGGGCGGCTGTCGATCCTGATGACGGCGTTATCCAGGGCTTGGAGGATTCCGGGTCTGAAGGCAACACGGAGCCCACCCCAGAAACGAAGCCCAAACCGGATCCGGTTGCGGTGGCGCAGCAAGCGCCCCCGGTGACCGGTGTCGGGATGAGCTTCAATTTTGGTCAGGGTTCTGACTCAGGTTTTGCGTCAAGCTCACCGCGCCGGGAACGGCGTTCACCACCCTCCCCTGAGCCCTCAACCTCTGTAGAGCGCAAAGAGCCGGTCTACCGCACGTCGGAGGAATCGCGTTCACCGCGGTTTCAGCCACGCGTGGTTACGGCTGAGGAGCGTATGCAGGAACTCGAGCGTTCAGGAGAAACCACCCATGAGCCGCAAGAGCGGTCGAAACCTTCCCTGGGAAAGCCCCCCCGTCCGGCCCCTGCCAAGCAGCAGGAGCCGCCGCTGGGTTTTCGGTGGGAATAG
- a CDS encoding HD domain-containing protein encodes MSDRETKLEDRARRFATAAHARVGQVRKYTGEPYIVHPAAVVALVRSVDHTESMLAAAWLHDTVEDTDVELSDIEREFGGKVASLVYWLTDVSRPEDGNRAERKALDRAHLAQSPMPAQTVKLADLIDNSRSIFRHDPNFARVYLREKRQLLEVMQEGDRLLRAEAFRLVEDYEERLRADLRENPAILTA; translated from the coding sequence ATGTCTGATCGCGAAACGAAGCTGGAGGACCGGGCGCGTCGGTTTGCGACCGCAGCCCACGCGCGTGTGGGTCAGGTACGCAAGTACACCGGCGAGCCTTACATCGTGCATCCGGCCGCTGTCGTGGCGCTCGTGCGTTCGGTGGATCACACCGAGTCGATGTTGGCCGCTGCCTGGCTGCACGACACGGTGGAGGATACTGACGTCGAGCTGTCGGACATCGAGCGGGAATTCGGTGGCAAGGTCGCCTCCCTCGTCTACTGGCTCACCGATGTGAGTCGGCCCGAGGACGGCAATCGAGCCGAGCGGAAGGCATTGGACCGGGCGCATCTTGCCCAGTCTCCAATGCCGGCCCAGACCGTGAAGCTGGCGGATCTGATCGACAACTCCCGTTCGATCTTTCGGCACGACCCGAACTTTGCGCGAGTGTACCTGCGCGAGAAGCGGCAACTGCTGGAGGTCATGCAGGAAGGCGACCGTCTCTTGCGAGCGGAAGCCTTTCGGCTGGTCGAAGACTACGAGGAGCGCCTGCGGGCCGATCTCCGAGAGAACCCCGCCATCCTGACCGCCTGA
- a CDS encoding PQQ-binding-like beta-propeller repeat protein, which yields MTINYRTPLNALAAAGMALTLGGAAFAESANYRVILPDTASFVATGGGGKEDLCDGTSVEEVWKFEGHSSSVYGVAVDGAGNVYSGSRDNTVRKIDPDGSEVWSFTGHSDRVYGVAVDGAGNVYSGSLDNTVRKIRQTSDTCTSG from the coding sequence ATGACGATCAATTACCGTACTCCCCTGAACGCCCTGGCGGCCGCCGGCATGGCGCTGACCCTGGGCGGGGCCGCCTTCGCCGAAAGTGCCAACTACCGCGTCATCCTTCCCGACACCGCGAGTTTCGTGGCGACCGGTGGGGGTGGTAAAGAAGATCTCTGTGATGGGACGAGCGTCGAGGAGGTCTGGAAGTTCGAGGGGCATTCCAGCAGCGTCTACGGCGTCGCCGTCGACGGCGCCGGGAATGTGTACTCCGGGAGCCGTGACAACACCGTCCGCAAGATCGACCCGGACGGGAGCGAGGTCTGGAGCTTTACCGGGCATTCCGATCGGGTCTACGGCGTCGCCGTCGACGGCGCCGGGAATGTGTACTCCGGGAGTCTTGACAACACCGTCCGCAAGATCCGCCAGACCAGTGACACGTGCACATCGGGCTAG